A genomic segment from Aegilops tauschii subsp. strangulata cultivar AL8/78 chromosome 1, Aet v6.0, whole genome shotgun sequence encodes:
- the LOC109747720 gene encoding FBD-associated F-box protein At1g60410-like, with protein sequence MESPPPKRNAGHVGEDGISALPDHLLLDILERLHLREAVRAGALSTRWRHLPSHLSLVHLDAGHFRGATSLQVMDAFTGAARALLTRVPPAEGVCESGALKVLVLSFYTSSPHLTSLALAVGSGTSA encoded by the coding sequence ATGGAGTCGCCGCCGCCCAAGCGCAACGCCGGCCACGTCGGCGAGGACGGAATCAGCGCCCTCcccgaccacctcctcctcgacATCCTCGAGCGCCTCCACCTGCGTGAGGCGGTCCGCGCCGGCGCGCTCTCCACGCGGTGGCGGCACCTCCCCAGCCACCTCTCGCTCGTGCACCTCGACGCCGGTCACTTCCGCGGCGCCACATCGCTCCAGGTCATGGACGCGTTCACGGGCGCGGCACGGGCCTTGCTCACTCGGGTGCCTCCCGCCGAGGGAGTGTGCGAGAGTGGTGCCCTCAAGGTGCTCGTCCTCAGCTTCTACACGTCTTCCCCTCACCTGACCTCATTAGCACTTGCAGTAGGCTCAGGCACCTCAGCTTGA